A segment of the Bos mutus isolate GX-2022 chromosome 17, NWIPB_WYAK_1.1, whole genome shotgun sequence genome:
TGTCTGCTTTGGTCAGAGTTCTAGGAGAAATGAACTTTGTGAGCCGGGGCCCAGTGGCACAAATGTGAAGGTGTAGGTTTGGGCCTGGAAGTCACAGTGAGATTGAAGCAGCTTTTAGAAAGTACCACTTGTCTTCCCAGGAAAGGCTTTAAACTGGTGATCTTGGATGAGGCCGATGCCATGACTCAGGATGCCCAGAACGCCCTGAGGAGAGGTAAGGAGTATGGCCATGTACAGTGGTTGGTGAGGACAGCTCTAGAGGAGAATTAGCATCTTTGGACATGAGATAGGACATGGGtacttttcagttttcattcatcTTCTGACCCAAAGAAATTTCTGTATGCCTTTCACTGCATATCCCATCTGATGATCTAGACAAAAATCTCTGCACTGGGGTATTACCTCTTTTAGTAATTTAAAGACATAAACCTTTTGGGGACTCTTAGGTAATGACCAGACACTGGTGTTTTATCCTCCTTTTCCCTTGGGTTCAGTTTCAGAGTTGGGAATTTGTACTGATGGATGGGGGCAGGTAGGAAGTTGTTCATTTCTAAACTGCTAGATAGGCCTTTCTGCTATTGGTACCCTTAGATACAAAGGAGCCAGGAAAATAATACTAGAAATTtagttgcatcagtcatgtcaGAAAGCTGACATGCTTTCACTTCTTGCCAGGAGAATGATTTGGCCAGGAAGGGAGAGTATGCTGTAATTTGTCAGTCTTAAGGGGCCCGGTGCAGGTAGTTTCTTTGCAAGGACATTCTTAATCTCTCATTAAGATTCTGCAGTGAACAGCTAAGAGAGAAGagaatctttaagaattttaggGAGGAGTAGATTGCAGCCCATGTTTAAGGAGGAGGAGAACAGAATATCTTTTGGTCCTAAAGGCGTTGGCAGCCTTTCTGCAGCATCTTGTTCTGTTGAGTCAGTCTGGGCAGATCCCAGCGTGAGAATGTTGGTACAGAATGAAACTGATGTCTTAGGCATCTCTGAATTCAGCTTAATGCTCTCGAGAATGCTTTAAGAGTTTGAGACAAAGTCCACTGGAAAGTCTTCAAAAAGCCATTCTCCTCCCCTGCCCAGTAAAAGTTGGGGCATCATCCATCTGCCAAGTAGAATTTTATGCAAAAGGGAAGGAATACTGGATTTCACATCTTAATGGAGTAGAATGGCAAGAGCGCCAGAATCATGGCCAATCGTGGAAAAGGAAGCTTTTTGTACCGTCCTGTTCATCAGCTTGGGAAAGAATGGCTGGTCTCCAGGGACATCCTCTATCACTACCATAGCATCTCCACTTGTCTGCATTCTTGTTTTCTGTACCTTTCACATGACCCTAGAAAAGTGCAGGGTTTCTGGGTCCCTTGAAGAATCAGAATGGAAATGaggtggttttcttttctcttgccaGTGATTGAGAAGTTTACTGAAAATACCAGATTTTGCCTCATATGTAACTATCTGTCAAAGATCATCCCTGCCTTGCAGTCCCGGTGTACAAGATTCCGATTCGGACCACTGACTCCCGAACTCATGGTTCCCCGCCTGGAACACGTCGTAGAAGAAGAGAAGTAAGTATGTTGAAAAGCAGGGAAGGGGGTGGGCCTTGGGAGACTGGGTGTTGGGTAAGGCGACTGGCTGGTATGTTTCAAGGTGATACCGTTTGTAGACAATTCAGGAAACCTGGCACAGGTTAAGCCTCCCTGTCTGTTAGCTGCCCTGGCATCTCACAGACATTCTTCATGAAAGTCATTTGGTTCTTCACTGGATTCCATCCTTCTCCCCTGGAAGCTGTCCCACCTTCTTCCTGCTCTTCTTTTGTTGTTGGGAACTGCACATTGCCAAGTCTCTTCTGCTAAGATGCCACTAGCCTTTCTTGACTAGAAGGGAGGGTCCTGAGTCATCACATTCTGTGTAATCAGATGCCAAGCAAGTAACCAGCCCGAGCCGCTGCTGTTGTTAACAGGTGCCTTGGCTCTGCAATTGCAGATCTCATCAGGACCCTATCCTCCCAGAGAACAGATTTCAAAGCTACCTGCGCAACAGAGCAACACTTGATCCCAGTAAGAGTCCTTCTAGACTTGAACTGGACTGTGACTCAACATGAGGCCAATGTCCCCAAAAGCCAGTGAATTCTGGAGTCTGTAGATCAGGAGAGTATTGTTAACTccatccttcccttttctttctttcattgtttaAATGCCTCGATCATCCCAGGCCGTCTTGTTCTCTCCATAAGCACTTGTGCTCTCAGGACCTCTGAATCCCTTCTGCCTGTTTCCTTTCAGAGTTGATATAAGTGAAGATGGGATGAAAGCGCTCATAACTCTTTCCAGTGGAGACATGCGAAGGGCTCTGAACATCTTACAGGTATGGCACCACTCCAAGCAGATCTCTAGTTGCTTTGGAATAGTTTTCCAAGAAAGACATGAGTAACAGTACAACAGAACTGGTAAAAACTTGATCTTGTTATATATTAAAGATGTACCCCCACCCTTGTGTTTCGATTAACTGAAAGAATAATTTGTTGCAAACAAGGGAGAGATAGGGAAGGACTCTGCAGCAGTAACATAGCTGACTGGCAGCGGCATCCTCCGGACATGGCCAGATCTTAGCAGTGTAAGAAGTACAGGGTTCGGCCTGTCGggtacctccccacccccacattgCTGCCTCCGCAATTGCCTCCTGATCCGCCTGCAGCAGCCATGGTGATTCTCCCCCTCTGACTGCACAGAGCACCAACATGGCCTTTGGGAAGGTCACAGAGGAGACTGTCTACACCTGCACAGGGCACCCGCTCAAGTCAGACATCGCCAACATTCTGGACTGGATGTTGAATCAAGACTTCACCACGGCCTACAGGAATATCCTTTCTCTTGCCCTGCAGTCGGTGCATTAAGTGTCCAGGGTCTGAACATGGAACTCTTTTCAGCTCATGATGGAACACGATGTCTGTGGGTGGAATGAGTGCTTGTCTTTAATGTCACAGAGTTCTTCCTGAAGGGCCCTGACCTGGGTGTGGCTTGCAGCCGCTCCACTCACAGATGGGAGGGAAGCACTTAGACCTTGGGTAGAAGATGCAGTCATTTTCAAGATGTCACTGTTACTCTTGTTTTCCTGTAAAATTAAGAGCTAGGTGTAGTGATGTAAAGCCTTTTGGGGAATGCATTTGGTTCTATTCTCTACTAGACAGATACAACTGTTATCTTTCAGAAAACTCTTATTGGATggagatgaaaacagaaaaataagaatttgggTCCAACATATGCCACTTCAGATGGAAAGCAACAGCTGTGTTGGGGTGAAAAGCCCTGCTTTCAAAAGTCACTCTCTACAGTGTTTGTCCTGGAACTTGGTCCCTTTGCCTTAACTGTTCCTCTCTAGATATCATGGAGTTAAAAACTCTGAAGGGGTTGGCGTTACACGACATCCTGACAGAGATACACCTGTTCGTGCACAGAGGTAACTCATGTTCCTCCCTGGTTCAGAAGCTATGTATAAAGCAGCATTCTTTGAGGTTGGGGGTGATTGGAGAGGGAACCTGAAGCTCCACTGTCCACTTTggaaacaaagaaacaggaatgAAGAGGTGTAAACCTGGTccctcattttttgttttatcttgctATTTAAAACCTTATTCTAAAAATACTCTTGACCTCTAGAATGCTggggggaaagaagaaaagaaatttctgaaaGGCTAACTTATGTCCTCCAAGGgttcatattttaaagcaaaaagtaGGATATTGTAATTCGTATTTCTAAAAGGGTATTTTCCccaaaaggagagagggagaaggaagatcTAGCTTCACATCAGCCAGAGTGGTCTCACCTAAACCATTTTAAGTTCCCCACTTGGTTGTATGTTATGTACAGAGAACTGCTTCTCGACCCTGGCCCATATACAACCCACCCCAGGCCAATCCAGTTAGCCCTTTGAGGGAGGACCAGACACTTGTGTCTTCCAAGCTCTGAGTGGTCTGCTGTTCAGCCTCATGGAGAAGCTCCTCCCTGACCTGCAGTCACCTGCGGACCGTCTGGTCCATGAACACTGGTTCTGCCAGTTCCTTTCTAAGCCGCTGGCTGGTGTGAAATTCTGCCCAAGAACATGGTTGGCTCAGGCCCAGCTCTGCACTTTGTGGACACTGAGAATGAATCGACCTTTAAAAATCAATCGTTTTTAAAACTGGGATAGCAAGTGAGAACTCAGCTTTGATGGTAACTTAGAGTGacccagcagagaaggcaatggcaccccactccagtactcttgcctggaaaatcccatgggtggaggagcctggtaggctgcagtccatggggttgctaagagtcggatacgactgagcgacttcactttcacttttcactttcatgcactggagaaggaaacagcaacccactccagtgttcttgcctggagaatcccagggacaggggagcttggtgggctgccgtctatggggtcgcacagagtcggacacgactgaagtgacttagcagcagcagcagtagagtgaCCCAGTGGCTGACAGCATTATGGACGGCTCTTCCACCTTCTCATGATCACTCTGGAACCTGCTCATTTTTTTAGCTGCCCTACAgactaaaaaagaataaaaactttgaaaacctACACACTGTACTTCTAGAAGCATGGTGTCTCAAGATCTGTAGCTTCAAGAGATTAGTCTTATCTGATGTGGAAACTCATACTTGTCCTCTGTGATGTTTTTAACAGTAAATGACAGACCCCactcatttgatttttctcccagttgACTTTCCATCTTCAGTTCGAATACATTTATTGACCAAAATGGCAGACATTGAGTGAGTATTTATTTTCCGGTTTTGTTTTCCTGCTTTCcctttgttctttgtttctacTTGTTTAGGATCAACGGTTTGGTCTAAATCATTCATACTTGGTGGAGTCTAGTTTTGGGTGGGATTACTGAACCAAGCGGGGGGAAGGGTATGAGCTGCTTTTTTAAAGCACAGGGATTAAGCAAGGACAGGTACAGCTCAGTTACATATTTGAGATAAAGGCCTCTCCATCAGCCTCGGAGGCCGGGTCCACCCTTGTTCTCCACGTGCTCTTGTTATTTGGGAGGTCTGCTTTAGTTCAAACATCTAGGTTGTTTGGGGACAGCCAGCTATCCAGCTGTTATTAAGGCATTTTGGCATATGAAAGCATATTGCAGGGAAAGTAAACATAAACTCAATTTTCCACTTTGACTGCTTCAGTAAACACAGTTATTAGCCCCCAGTGAAGCTGGCAGCTCTCATCTGAGTAGACAAAAAGCACTGGGTTCAAAATAGACATCCACATCAGCCAGCTCCAATTCACCATCACTGGTATTCACACGTACCAATTAGGTCACTTCTTATTGCTATACTGTGAATTGCAGTTTTACTTTGAGTAGCTGGGCACTTGAAAAGGTTGCAAGATAAATACCAGTgtcttgctttattgactagacCACAGAACCACAGATATGGCAAACCAAACTTCCCAGTGAATTAGGAGAAAGGAAACTTAATTAAAATCCTTCTCAATGCATTTTGTAGGTGAAGAAATAATCCCTAGTCACACGCATTTTGCATATTCACATAGAGCTTCAACAAAGTTAAGTTCAGATCACTGCTACtggtaacaatttttaaaaaaatttttactttgaatCAGATTTATGGATGAATATTTGAGGCAGCAAAGAAAATGTCAGGGAACACAAAAGATTGCTGCCTGGGATGAATTTCCATTCCCTCCTTCCAGCCCTGCAGCCGACTTTAGGTCTGATTGCTATTGTTCTGTGGTCAAAAGGCAGCTGCCGTGCTATTCTCTCTCCTTACTTCGGTTTGCTTTCTTTTAGGTACAGACTTGCTGTTGGCACCAGTGAGAAGATTCAGCTGAGTTCCCTCATTGCCGCTTTTCAAGTCACCAGAGACCTGATTGTCACTGAGGCCTAGATGCTGGGGACCACACGCTGCCAACTAACTCTCAGGCCCAGAAGTGACAGGAGAGCAGGGGACACAAGTGAACAGCTGCCTGGGCTGGGTGTTTACACAGTCACCCCCACCTGTGTAAAATTGTTCCAGGCATGGATGGGCAGACATTTAAATACTGTTTGTGGCTGTTTGGAGCAGGGCTGTACAAAGCAGTTTTAAAGTCCAGCTCTCTTACTGCACTATGCGTGTGTGTCTTACAAGGGAACAAAGCAAAACCCATTTTTAGCCTTAAGGCTTTTACCCTTCAGTTGCTTGGATGATAGGAAATTGGCGTACCCTATTTGGAACATCAGGCTTTCAAATCTAATACGGCCCAAGTATCTTCCAACACAAGGTAAAAAGAACATCACCAAAGTCACGTTTGTAAATCTAATCTGTGCTATACTTTAAACAGGTGTTAATGGGTTTCTGGCCCAAGCCATTATGCTTTTATAAAATGAACtcaattttcttcctttaaaacctggactttttatttttgctcttgaaGTAGAATAATTGCTTGCCAGTTCCTAATTGTAGTGTGGACAGGAGAGAAAACGTTTGAAGTGATGCCACTGGGGCCAGAGATCATCCAACACTGACTTGTTTAACCCAGGGCACATGAGATGAAGCCTGACTAAGCCTGCCAGTGCTGAAAGGATTGGAACTCCTCGTATTTAAATAGAAGACAGTTTATCTGCAAGCATTTGTGCTGCATCTGTGACAGGGTTCTGCACAGTAAAAATAAAGCAGCTTACTTACTGTTTAAGTGACTCCTCTTTCCTTAGCCGGCTACACAGAGGCTGACTTGTTCGACTTGCATTTATATGAAAAAGCCGCCTCCGACCCTGATTATCACAGAATTAACTTTCTCTGGAGGCTGTTCTTTATAAAGGTGTCTAATTCTTATACTGTCAAAAGGGAGAAGTTGGTTACACCCATCACTCAGGTGGGCCTTGTCTGAAGCTaatggcctgggggtgggggtgggggattgtCTCAAGGTAGCTGCCCAGGGCCTCTCAGACTACACCGTGTATGATATTTCAAGATGAACACGAAATCTAAATGCTGCCCGATCTAGTCCCACTTGTtttaaaaggtgatttttttttttcttaatggaaaaaatgaaacGGTGAGCCAAAAGCTTTCTACCTTTTTTCCTTCAATGAAAGCCTCTCATCCTGAAaacaaaagtttttcttttagcAACAAAGGCAGCAGAGGAGAGGCTCCTCTACCTTTTCAACACGCTTTTTCATAATACACAGGCCTCTACAAAGCACCTAGTAAGAAAGCCAAAGGATAAGatgttgcatttcttttaaaataatttaaaatatattaaattttccaAAGGCAGATTTTGTTTGAATGAGGTGTCTTGATTAGATAACTATACACCACTGAAGGAGAACAGTACTTTTAAGGAGCTAGTTGTGTTTAGGGGCAGAGTTGAGACTGGCTGATGAGTCCAATGAGTTGAAGCAGTCAAGTCAGATCTCGTACAGAAGAAAATCAGCTGAAATGATGACACCAATTCTTCACACAATTAAGGAGACATCTTCACAACTGTTGAAATTGAGTACTATGGTTTTTAGATACCATTGACAAAAACACAGCTGTACCTTAACATCTGTTgaggaaatacaaataaatatgctAACTGGCAAACAACTGACAGATAACTCAGTAGCCACTGGGACAGTCATGCAGTTGAGGAATACGTTCTGTGTAACCCGACACACAAATCTGACACCTCCGGCACATGCacaccattatttaaaaaaaagccaaatcTACTAGCAGGAGCACGGCCTCTTGAGTCACCTGGACTTGAGCTGACAGTGCCTCCCACCAGACATCTCTATGACACCTGTCCTGCGGGCcagaggggagcagggagaaggAAAGCCCTTGCTCACTCACATCAGAGCCGCTCTGACCAGCAGGACAGAACCAAGGCCTCTTCTGCATCTGGATCAGTGACAGACACTTAGCAGAAGCCACACTCCAGGCAAGGGAGTGGGAACTTTCCTGCTGCCACAGAGGTGTGAGGCCCAGGCGCTCCTCTCTGTGAAACAACTCCTTAACTGCACTTGGAATTAAAATGACCAGAGGGCCCAGCACTGCTGTGCGTAAGTGGACTGAAGGTAAAGCTCAGGCTCCATCACTCTGTCCCTCTTCTAAGACTGACACTCTTGTGTCCTGGGGAAGAGACCCCGGCGGGTCCACTGGAATCTGGCTTTGCTACATTCTGTTCACAGCTTCCCAAATAGAAATTGTATTTCAAGCCAAGGCCAGATGTTTGGCCCATTATTCCACCTACTCCTTTGTCAGGAAGATTTATCCTGCTACAAAGAAAACAAGTAAGACTATGGAGACTGGGTTAGAAAGTCCTGTACGTGAGgaactctttcattttcttggggattggcAGTGCTAGCACTTGGTATGTCGTGAGGAAACTTCGAAGGGCTTTCCGGCATAAGTGCTTCAGTGATGACAGGACCCGAGGAGCCGTCCAGAACTGGACGTGGCCGTCCCTTGTCCTGAAATGAAACGAAAGACAGACCTAGGAGTTGTCTTTTCACCGTGACAGTTATTAACGTTTCTACTGACTTGCACTGGCAGGAGACTGCAGAGAGTGAAATGCAACCTGGACCTTGGAAATACATGTGAAGGGTGTGGCGCTGAATAATTAAGGCTGCCGAGAGCACTAAGAGAACTCTAGACACCTCTGAGTCCAAAGTGCTATCTCTGGGAGTGCAGGCCTTTATAAATCATTCTATGGCTTCAAATGTAATGGGGCAGAGTGCCACTTACTGCATTACAGATGTTCCCTGTCAGGTGGTCTCTGCCCCAAATGGTTTCCCATATAAATTCTGCATCatcttaatttctgtttccttgCAGACTTGGCCTGTTTGGTAGCATGAATTGTAGATTTTTCATTACATTTAGGTTAAATATTAAAAGTGAATGATAAACTACACTGGCAGAAGTAAATATTAGAATTTTATGTAATCTCAGATTTCCTTACAGCCGTCCTCATAGGCAAGAAAATTCTAGATGCTTGCTTTCCTTAAAAAGCTGCATGGAATACTCAGCAGAAATTGCTACCCATCTGTTCAGCTAACAGATACATACCCTGTGGCAATAACTCCACCATGTGGAAAAAATGTGCAGCAAAGACCATTGGTCATAGGAGCATATGCAATCGGagtcttcagttccagggccCAGAtcctgaggagcctggaggagaatgggacacGTCAGTAGGCCTGAGGTCAGACCCTGAAGGTGATGGTACAAGTCCTTTCAAGCACTTGGCTCTGAGGCTGCGTAAAGAGGTTTCTCTTCATTACCTGTCATCTGCCACCGTGGCGAGGTACAAGCCTTCGGGGGAGAAGCACACAGATCTCAGGGAGCTGATGTGGACGTCGCTATCATCCATGGGGGGGTTGAGCTGGGTGTGGCTGAGGAGAAGGACACAGGACAGTAGGCGGGCCTGGAGTTTCGGCCACCCTCCACCCTTCAGTGTCCCAGGCAGGAGGCCAAACTGCCTCGGCCACCAAGAGGTTCCAGACATGTCTTAGATCCTATGTGGAAAACCTGGGGATTTGCAGACTGGGTAAAAGACAACTGGAAACAAGTGCATTTCATAGCTCCAGTGTCTCATGGAGAGGGCTGAAGAGCTACCAACACTCCCTGTGCTAATTTCCTTATGCAAAGTAGGTCAGCCCTCACTTGTATGCCCCAGTACAAACTGAAAGTCTTTTTTAGGCTAAGATACATGATAATTATAGGACTACCTATTATTTGCTTCAGAAAACAACAgagacaaaggggaaaaggagaccAAGTTGGTGAGAACATGAAAACTCACTTTGGAAATAACAGTTTCGATAAGAGGATCATTCTGAACCTGTTACTACAGTTATtagtaaatggaaagaaagagtCACTGTGAGGTTTCATAATGCTGAATCCAAGCAATACAGTGAGCCTCCGATCACAGGAGACTTGAAGGCACTGGGGGCTCATTTGAGAACTTCACTGACAAACACCGCTGCACACCAGTGCCTTAGAATAAGCAGGACCGCACTGGGTCCTGCACCAAGATAGGTTTCTCATCGGTTACCCCACCAGGAAGCTGAAGCAGGGGAGTGGTCCTTACTGGAGTGATCGCAGCCGCTCGCCGGTGTAGGGGTCCCACATGATCACATTGGTATCGTAAGAAGCCGTGACGAGCAAGGCAGAGTCAGGGGAGAAGTCACAAGACACCACACTGCTCTGGTGGCCCTCTAGCTTCCGGATTAACGTGTAGGAACGCATGCTCCACAGAAAGACCTGTGGGAAGAGCAGGTGCCTGGTCAGGGTGGAGACAGCACTCAGGACATGACCAGCGAGGGGAAGGTACAGCCGGGCCTCTCCCAGCTCGACAGCCAGGGGAAGCCAAGCTCTCTACCTGCTCTTCCACGTTTCTTCCAGTGTGTGTCATTTGGGCTTAAATAAAGTGACGGGTCTGAATTCTTGAGACGCCTAAGCAAGGGACATGCTCAAGACACTTACTTTAAGGGAGATAAACTGACTGACCTTAGGAAGATGGCTGCCAACATGGCTCAGGGGAGGCATCTGGGTTCTGCTTCTGAGCTCTCTTAGCAAGTAGGGCAATGCATGCTAAAGACCTAAGCCAGTGGCTATCTTGCCCTTTCacttaaaactaaaaacaggTGTCAGAGGTGAATTCCAGGGCACCCAACAGAGCCATCTGACACCCCGCTTTGGTTTACAGGACCACAGAAATCTGCCCCAGAGCTGTAGGTCTGATCTAGCTCATTAACTTAAAACTTCTGAGAatcattaaaagaataatttttttctttcctttaagaaaATTCTCATTTTCACCTAGTTCCAAACCTCAAACCAATGATTAACCTCCTGGGCTGTACCAAATAGTGGACTCTTAACTTTCCCAAGTCAGTCACAGCAACCAACAGCCCGATGCAGATACAAAACTCAAACGGTTTCCAACCTGTTCCTGGGTTTCCAGTACTTTTCTTATAATAGATAGGATTTCAGGACAAAGTTCAAGAAGgttctatatattttatgatttgaaatggAGATCCTAATCAGATGGATTCAGATTAGATGGTTCGAAGAAAATATGGATCCAAGTGTGggtttcaacttttaaaatcttaGACTTTGAGGgggaaagacatttaaaaagcaCCACTTTCCCATCTTGTGAAGGCAAACGGCCCTCCAGTGGTGCAGCGGGTCCGTGTCACAATGCAAATCAGAAGGCAGGTGTGCAGGAGGGGCCTCAGCGGGCAGCGCGGCTCCCGCTGGGGTGGATCTGCAGGCGAGTTTCAAGGACACTGGCTCGCTTACCCTCTCACACACAGGCCTCCACGTCTCATGGAACTGAAGCAACACAGCATAGGGCACCCCTAGTTTGAGACTCACCGACTTCTCTCCGGCCGCGGAAcatagcatgctgcagtctggtGAGATGGAGCAGCAGTAAACCCACTGCAGGTGGCCCGATAACACCTGAATCTGTTTACCTAGCAGAGAAGTCGGAGCACACAGTTAGCCAACTCCTGAACCACAAAGCAGGAAGCCCCAA
Coding sequences within it:
- the RFC5 gene encoding replication factor C subunit 5 isoform X1, whose amino-acid sequence is METSARKQQQPDAAKIRNLPWVEKYRPQTLDDLISHQDILSTIQKFISEDRLPHLLLYGPPGTGKTSTILACAKQLYKDKEFGSMVLELNASDDRGIDIVRGPILSFASTRTIFKKGFKLVILDEADAMTQDAQNALRRVIEKFTENTRFCLICNYLSKIIPALQSRCTRFRFGPLTPELMVPRLEHVVEEEKVDISEDGMKALITLSSGDMRRALNILQSTNMAFGKVTEETVYTCTGHPLKSDIANILDWMLNQDFTTAYRNIMELKTLKGLALHDILTEIHLFVHRVDFPSSVRIHLLTKMADIEYRLAVGTSEKIQLSSLIAAFQVTRDLIVTEA
- the RFC5 gene encoding replication factor C subunit 5 isoform X2, whose product is METSARKQQQPDAAKIRNLPWVEKYRPQTLDDLISHQDILSTIQKFISEDRLPHLLLYGPPGTGKTSTILACAKQLYKDKEFGSMVLELNASDDRGIDIVRGPILSFASTRTIFKKGFKLVILDEADAMTQDAQNALRRVIEKFTENTRFCLICNYLSKIIPALQSRCTRFRFGPLTPELMVPRLEHVVEEEKVDISEDGMKALITLSSGDMRRALNILQSTNMAFGKVTEETVYTCTGHPLKSDIANILDWMLNQDFTTAYRNIMELKTLKGLALHDILTEIHLFVHRGTDLLLAPVRRFS
- the WSB2 gene encoding WD repeat and SOCS box-containing protein 2 isoform X2; its protein translation is MEAGEEPLLLAELKPGRPHQFDWKSSCETWSVAFSPDGSWFAWSQGHCIVKLIPWPLEEQFIPKGFEAKSRSSKNETKGRGSPKEKTLDCGQIVWGLAFSPWPSPPSKKLWARHHPQVPDVSCLILATGLNDGQIKIWEVQTGLLLLNLSGHQDVVRDLSFTPSGSLILVSASRDKTLRIWDLNKHGKQIQVLSGHLQWVYCCSISPDCSMLCSAAGEKSVFLWSMRSYTLIRKLEGHQSSVVSCDFSPDSALLVTASYDTNVIMWDPYTGERLRSLHHTQLNPPMDDSDVHISSLRSVCFSPEGLYLATVADDRLLRIWALELKTPIAYAPMTNGLCCTFFPHGGVIATGTRDGHVQFWTAPRVLSSLKHLCRKALRSFLTTYQVLALPIPKKMKEFLTYRTF
- the WSB2 gene encoding WD repeat and SOCS box-containing protein 2 isoform X1; the encoded protein is MLSPAPEEPLLLAELKPGRPHQFDWKSSCETWSVAFSPDGSWFAWSQGHCIVKLIPWPLEEQFIPKGFEAKSRSSKNETKGRGSPKEKTLDCGQIVWGLAFSPWPSPPSKKLWARHHPQVPDVSCLILATGLNDGQIKIWEVQTGLLLLNLSGHQDVVRDLSFTPSGSLILVSASRDKTLRIWDLNKHGKQIQVLSGHLQWVYCCSISPDCSMLCSAAGEKSVFLWSMRSYTLIRKLEGHQSSVVSCDFSPDSALLVTASYDTNVIMWDPYTGERLRSLHHTQLNPPMDDSDVHISSLRSVCFSPEGLYLATVADDRLLRIWALELKTPIAYAPMTNGLCCTFFPHGGVIATGTRDGHVQFWTAPRVLSSLKHLCRKALRSFLTTYQVLALPIPKKMKEFLTYRTF